The Planctomycetota bacterium nucleotide sequence AAAACACGAAGAAAACGCCAGGGTTTTGGTCACCCATGAAAACAGCCCACCACAGAGGGGGGATCGGGGCGACTGCGGCGAATCGCTCCAGGTATCGCGAAAGGATCCTCCTCGGTGGGGCGATTCGCCGCACAGGGGAGTCATCCCCGGGGGGCGGCGCGGGTGACGGCTCGTGCCGGAGACCGACGCGGTGGCGCGGTCCGGCGGTGATGCGGATGGGGACCCGGGAAACCCTCGGCGTTTCCCGCGGTCGCCTCAGTGGACACTGGCCTCAGAGGGCTTTGTCCACGGACAGCTAGCGCGCGACCGGAGCGGTGCGCCCCTTCGGCTGGTCGCGCTGCGGGTCGGCGGCCGGGTTCGGGGTGGGGAGCTGGGCGCCGGTGTCCGCCAGCCAGGCGTCGAGGCGCGCCGCAAGATCGGCGACAGTCCGTGGATCGGCGGCGGCGCGGTCGTGCGCCTCGCCGGGATCGTGGGCCAGGTCGTAGAGCTCCTGCCGGCCATCTTCGTAGAACCGCACCAGCCGCCAGTCGCCGGCGCGGATCGCCGAATACGGCGTGGCGCCGCCGGGATGGTAGTGCGGGTAGTGCCAATACACGGCGTCGCGCGCGAGCCCACCGCCGCGGAGCACGGGGGCCAGGCTCACGCCGTCGAGCGGCTGGCCCGGTGCGGCGCCGGCGCCGGTGAGGTCGAGGATCGTGGCGGCGATGTCAGGGGTGATCGCCGGCACGGCCGTCGTGGTTCCCGGCGCCGTGACGCCGGGCCACGACACGATCAGCGGCACGCGCACGCCCCCTTCGTAGGCCGAGCCCTTGCCGGCGCGGAGCGGGGCATTGTCGGTGACGGGCAAAAGGCCGCCGTTGTCGGCGGTAAACACGATCGCCGTCGACTCGCGGAGGCCGAGCCGGTCGAGCGCGGCGACGATCGTCCCCAGGGCGTCGTCGACGCTCGCGACCATCGCCGCGTACTTCGCGTTTTTGTGTCCGGGGTTTCCTCCCGGCGCCGGGCCGCCGGCGTAGGCCGCGACCACGTCCTCCTTCGCCTCCAGCGGCGTGTGGACGCAGTAGTGGGGCAGGTAGAGGAAAAACGGCGCGTCGCGGTGGGCCTCGATGAACGCCACCGCCTCGGC carries:
- a CDS encoding sulfatase, with amino-acid sequence MGWSDLSCQGSTFYKTPHVDRLAASGMRFLAGYSACTVCSPTRAALLTGQYPARLHITDWIAGHERPFAKLTIPDWRKHLPLEQVTIAERLASAGYATASIGKWHLGGVGLSPTEQGFAINRGGTDRGQPPSYFSPYKIATLADGPAGEYLTDREAAEAVAFIEAHRDAPFFLYLPHYCVHTPLEAKEDVVAAYAGGPAPGGNPGHKNAKYAAMVASVDDALGTIVAALDRLGLRESTAIVFTADNGGLLPVTDNAPLRAGKGSAYEGGVRVPLIVSWPGVTAPGTTTAVPAITPDIAATILDLTGAGAAPGQPLDGVSLAPVLRGGGLARDAVYWHYPHYHPGGATPYSAIRAGDWRLVRFYEDGRQELYDLAHDPGEAHDRAAADPRTVADLAARLDAWLADTGAQLPTPNPAADPQRDQPKGRTAPVAR